Proteins from a single region of Fusobacterium gonidiaformans ATCC 25563:
- a CDS encoding amino acid ABC transporter ATP-binding/permease protein, with the protein MKQNRRSAARIMFQLVGLLKPLWGIMSIAVATGVIGFLFSFGISMFGAYAILKSLDWGNLSKVPFGTWSLHAYFIAMAICAFFRGLLHYIEQYCNHFIAFHILAEIRVRLFKVMRRLAPAKMDGENQGNLISMITGDIELLEVFYAHTVSPILIACVTTIFLFLYYLGLHWIYAIYALLGQIFVGILVPWIASRKASTVGMKVRNEIGNLNGEFLDKLRGLREVVQYRRGKEMVARISSLTDHLCEGQRELRNQMALVQVWTDSAIIFVSLFQLILSVFLVSSGMVGMEAAILAGVLQVGSFAPYINLANLGNILSQTFACGERVLSLMEEKPAVEDSENAEEISMGNLRVDNLHFEYRNGRQQQVLKGVNLEIKPGEIVGIMGPSGCGKSTLLKLMMRFWDADAGTISLGGKNIKEAKRSSLYSHYNYMTQSTSLFTGTIQDNLLVAKPEASEEEIMEALKKASFYDYVMSLPDKLQTVVEEGGKNFSGGERQRIGLARCFLADRSIFFLDEPTSNLDVQNEAIILKSLMQERKDKTVILVSHRLSTLGVCDRILKMEQGQLV; encoded by the coding sequence AATTATGAGTATTGCGGTTGCAACAGGAGTAATAGGCTTTTTATTTTCTTTTGGAATTAGTATGTTTGGAGCCTATGCTATTTTAAAAAGTTTAGATTGGGGAAATTTATCTAAGGTACCTTTTGGAACTTGGTCTTTGCATGCTTATTTTATTGCCATGGCAATTTGTGCTTTTTTTAGAGGATTATTGCACTATATTGAACAATATTGTAATCACTTTATTGCCTTTCATATTTTAGCAGAAATTCGAGTGAGACTATTTAAAGTGATGAGACGTTTAGCACCAGCGAAGATGGATGGAGAAAATCAGGGAAATTTAATTTCTATGATTACGGGAGATATTGAACTATTAGAAGTCTTCTATGCTCATACGGTTTCCCCTATTTTAATTGCCTGTGTAACTACCATTTTTCTATTTCTATATTATTTAGGTTTGCATTGGATTTATGCTATTTACGCTTTACTAGGACAAATTTTTGTGGGAATTTTAGTCCCTTGGATCGCTTCTCGAAAAGCAAGTACTGTTGGAATGAAAGTAAGAAATGAAATTGGAAACTTAAATGGTGAGTTTTTGGATAAATTACGAGGATTACGAGAAGTTGTACAATATAGAAGAGGAAAAGAAATGGTGGCAAGAATTTCTTCTTTAACAGATCATCTTTGTGAGGGACAGAGAGAATTGAGAAATCAAATGGCTTTGGTACAAGTTTGGACAGATAGTGCCATTATCTTTGTTTCCTTATTTCAGTTAATTTTAAGTGTATTTTTGGTTTCTTCCGGAATGGTTGGAATGGAAGCAGCTATTTTAGCAGGAGTGTTACAAGTAGGAAGTTTTGCACCTTATATTAACTTAGCAAACCTAGGAAATATTTTATCTCAAACTTTTGCTTGCGGAGAAAGAGTATTATCCCTAATGGAAGAAAAACCTGCTGTAGAAGATAGTGAAAATGCAGAAGAAATTTCTATGGGAAATCTGCGAGTAGATAATTTGCATTTTGAATATCGAAATGGAAGACAACAACAAGTATTAAAGGGAGTTAATTTAGAAATTAAGCCTGGAGAAATTGTTGGAATTATGGGACCAAGTGGTTGTGGAAAATCTACTCTACTAAAACTTATGATGCGTTTTTGGGATGCAGATGCCGGAACGATTTCTTTGGGTGGAAAGAATATTAAAGAGGCAAAAAGAAGTTCCTTGTATTCTCACTATAACTATATGACACAGTCTACCAGTTTATTCACAGGAACCATTCAAGATAATCTGTTAGTGGCAAAACCGGAAGCAAGTGAAGAAGAAATCATGGAAGCCTTGAAGAAAGCTTCTTTCTATGATTATGTGATGAGCCTTCCTGACAAATTACAAACCGTTGTGGAAGAAGGAGGAAAAAATTTCTCCGGTGGAGAACGACAAAGAATTGGATTAGCTCGTTGTTTCTTAGCAGATCGTTCTATCTTCTTTTTAGATGAGCCTACTTCTAATTTGGACGTACAAAATGAAGCGATTATTTTGAAGTCTTTGATGCAAGAACGAAAAGATAAAACAGTTATTTTAGTTTCTCACAGACTTTCTACTTTAGGAGTTTGTGACAGAATTTTAAAAATGGAACAAGGACAGTTAGTGTAA